A window of Paraburkholderia sp. ZP32-5 genomic DNA:
TGCTGCGAATCGCCAAGGCCCGCGAGAATGTAGGTACTCACCTGACCTCGTCCGAACACGCGCACCGCGGCCTCGAACGCCGTCATATAGCGGCTGACCGGCACCGTTGCCTTGCCCGGCATGATGCGCGCGCGCTCGGCGTCGCCGAGCACTTCGAGATGCATGCCGAGCGTGTCGATGCCCGCTTCTCGCATGCGTGCGAACCACGCGTCGTCGTCGGGCGGCTCGCATTGCGCCTGAATCGGCAGATCGACGGCGCGCCGGATTGCACGCGCGCTGTCGCACAGAATCGCCGCGCCGCGGTCGGGCGTCGGCGGTGTGCCGGTCGTGAGCACCATGTGCTTGACCTTATCGAGCAGCACGGCCGCGCGCGCGACTTCCGCGAGCTGCTCCGGGGTCTTGTGCGCAACCGTGCGGCCCGCCGCGAGCGATTGCCCGATCGCGCAGAACTTGCAAGCCTTCTTGCGGCTCTCGTAACGGATGCACGTTTGCAGCACCGTGGTCGCGAGTACATCGGTGCCATGCAAGGTGGCGATATGCGAGTACGGCACGCCGTCGAGCGTTTGCAGCTTGTAGAAACGCGGCGCTTGCGCGAACGCGATCTGTGCGATGGGAATCTTGCCGCGCGTGAGCACGCTGACGCCGTTCGCATCGGGCGCACCGGCGACGAATGCCGACTGGCGTGCGCCATGCGTATGCACCGGCACCATCAGCGTGACGCC
This region includes:
- a CDS encoding MSMEG_0568 family radical SAM protein, which translates into the protein MNASVNLPESKLQLLTELQSSGLRLGEPDAAGLSRRGGAGPSDHKAVVVDGVTLMVPVHTHGARQSAFVAGAPDANGVSVLTRGKIPIAQIAFAQAPRFYKLQTLDGVPYSHIATLHGTDVLATTVLQTCIRYESRKKACKFCAIGQSLAAGRTVAHKTPEQLAEVARAAVLLDKVKHMVLTTGTPPTPDRGAAILCDSARAIRRAVDLPIQAQCEPPDDDAWFARMREAGIDTLGMHLEVLGDAERARIMPGKATVPVSRYMTAFEAAVRVFGRGQVSTYILAGLGDSQQRILDTARQLVEIGVYPFVVPFVPISGTPLEDHAPPTPEFMRSILAPLGAMVREAGLRADDIKAGCGKCGACSSLSSFEKAAA